The window CCATACAAGACTTGTATCCTTTCCCCATTTGAAATGAGCTGAGAGGTTTGTGACAAGGGCGGCACTGGATACATACATCTTTCCTTTTTTTTCCAGTAAGTTATTTCCAAGGATATCACTGGCTAGTTCGACCACATAAAATCCGGGAGTATCCAAAGGAATCCCAACCACTTCCATTGGTTTTTTCCCATTGGGTTTCGGAAGAGTGAAAGAAGAAATACCCGAAGTGGTGGGCGGATTTTGAAAGACAGATTGTTCTCTTTCTCTCGTGGCTAAAACTTGAAACCATTTTTGGATCTCGATTATATCCATGTTTTTTTGGCTTTTTCCACCAACACCAAGAGAAACTGATTTCATAGGAAGATTGACTTCTAAATTACGAAGAGTGACTGGTAACGCTGGTTTGGCTTTCGATTCTAAAATTCCAAATTTGGCACCAAACTTTGCAAGAGGTGGAAACTCATCGGTTTTAAACTTCAATGGAAAGGAAGTCTGGTTGGATAATTTTCTATTTGTTTCATCTTCCAAATCGGGAATACGAATTTCAAATTCTGTATTTTCAGGAAAAGGTCCAGGGAAACTCACCCATTCATAAAACTCATTTCCTTTTTCTGCTTGAGGAGACTGCGGGTATTCTTTTCCCTCTTTAGAAACTAATTTGATTTTTTGTAAACTATTTCGCGAGACCGCCGAACTAAAAGAAAGCGAAACGGGAAGGATGGGAATACAATCTGCTTTTGCATTGACTCGTTCACAACTAAACCGAACAGAAAATACAGGTCTTACTGTAAAGGGAATGACTTCGTCTTCACGGATTTCACCACCCCAAACAGATTTGGTTCCTTTTCCCAGAACCAATTGGATTTGTCTCTCTGGTAAAAAAGTTTGTTTGGATTTTAAAAGGACAGTTTCTTCTCTATCTGTATCACCATTAGATTTTAATATTGATTTGCGATCAGATCCAGTGATGAGGACAATCGGAATCCGGTTTCCCAGTTCTTCTGAACGAAAATAAACATACTTTTGAAACGAGGTTAGGTCTGGTTTTGCATCCAGGTGCAAAATAAAAATTTGGTCTTCGGTGATAGAGGCCCCGTTGTAGGGAGTGGAATACTGGACAGAGGGTCCACCCGTATGAAAAGAAAATTTACGTTCCCCTTGGACATTCTCACCGCTTAAAGTTTTTGTTCCCTCTTTCAACTGGAAGGAACATTCCACACCACCTGGGACTTCTTTTTCAAATTCATAAACCCAAGTGGTTGAATCGATAAAACGACTGGTTCCCGGCAAAGGGCAATTCACTTGGAAGATATCAACTTTGGGACGAATGTCACCGATGGCCACCATGGGTTTTGTGAACCGAACGGTCACCTGTTTGGGTTGTTTGATAAATCCATTCGGTGTAAAAAATTCAATACTTGCAGGTTGGCTTTGTGTAAAATCAGAACGAACCAAAAATAGGGAGAGGAGTAAAAGGATAGGATAACGAAACCGAACGAACATGGAGAGAATTTAGGAAGAGGAATTTCTTTGGAAAGAAAAAAAAGAAAATCAGGGATATTGACCCCTCCCTGCGGGTATCATAAGGAGAAACATCTATGAACAGTATTTAGACCCTTTTGCCCTGGAAAAGGTTTCTTTAAAAAGATTCTTTTCCCTGATTTTGCGAGAAATACACTACAATCGCCCAAACAACAACAAGGAACAAAAAGAAAATAAAGGAATACACTCCCTTTACAAACATCTCTGAATCCATAGAACCACGCCAAACAAGATAAACAGAGTCTTTGGTGAATGGGAGATCTTCTAAATCCCAAAGAGGTTCTAACAAAACAATCCCTCCCGAAAACAAACTGGACAGATGGCATTTGATATCGTCTTTAGAATAACAAATAGCATATAACGGAGGTTTCACTTCCTTACCAGAAATGGAACGAACTTGTTTGTATTGGAAACGAATCACAGGGCCATACACAGACCCACCGGATCTTTTTCTTACGAGAAGCGGAGAACGAAACTCACCTGCACTTTTATCATCCAAATAAAAATCGCGGAGAAACAAATAACGATAATTAGAGTAAAGGAATGATTCTTCTGGAAGAACATCCATCTTAGCTGTGATTCCCAAACTGTAACCAATCGAATCACCCAAAAACAGAACCGAATTTCCACCAGAGAGTAAGGATAAAAAAACAGCAAGGAGGATCTTAAACCCTGTTTTTTTAGAAAGTAAAATTCCTAAAAATAATACTGGCAAAAATAAAATGAAGATGGCCCAAACAGAAACGGAAAGAGGGAAAAAAGCACCAAAGGGAAGTAAAAAAAATCCAAACCCGAAAATGAAAGAAAATCCCGTTAAAAAAATAAAAAACAAGGAAGATGGTTCTTCATTTGGTTCTCGTTTTTTTCTATTTTGATTTTCAACAAAACCAACAAACATTCGTTACTCCTTAACTTCAAATGAACTTCGAATGGTTTGCCAATAGAGTTTTGCTGTCTCCTTTTCTCTTTTGGGATAAGACAAGGAAAGAAAGTAACCCCTAGGTGCGTTATAAAGATAATACTCTTTCATCTCCATTGCAACTGAATTTCCTATTTCATCCACCTCTGTCCATTCACTCAAATATTCAGATTTAGACTCTGTCCTTTTGAATCCCAACTTTCGGATGAGAGTCGGTGAGAGAGAACGTAGTGAATCCCAAAACCTAAAATAATTTTTATTGTCCCAGAGCGGCCTTGACTTATCAAAACTAGAACCAATTGACAAAATGATTTTTGGTAGGTTTTTCTTTTTTTTTCCGGATGTTTGGAGGGTTAGTGCCTCATCCCATTCTGTTTGGCCTTCTGGCAAATAATTGGAAAGAAATTGTACAAATCGTACAATGCGATAGATTGAATCCCTGTTTTCACCATAAATTCCGAGACGATTCCCAAAAAGACCCTCATAACGAAGTTTAGATGAAAATCGAATCCGATAACGGAAGGATTCGGATTCTAAAACCAACTGGTCTTTAGGTTTTGCCGATTCCACATAACAACCATAGGGATCACTGACCAAATCTAAAGGAATGGATTGGTCTGACCATTCATTGGCTGCACGGTTCGTAATTTCATTGGAACGGACAAGCCAGTTAGGAAAAAATCCAGGTTCTTTTTCCCTTTGCAACCGGTAACAGAGATGGATTCCTTTTCCAAGGAAAACTACATCTTTTTCTTTTCGAACTTCGTACAATGCTTCTAATTCTTTTGCAGCAATGTCGGCATCCCTAATGACAGGAAATTCTTTTATGTATTCATCATCGATGAGAAACCGCATCAGGCCTGCGGGCGAAACCAAATAATTCCGACCAAATGAATCCTTTTTTTTTACCGTGGACTGTTTGTTTTTATGTTCAGATAGGAAACGATGAAAACTTCTACTTTCTTCTTCCTCAGCATCAGGAATCCAAGGTTTCTGCAATAAGGGATCTACGATGACGTTTGGATTTGTTTGGGCCTCTAACGATAGACCTGAACCCAAAAGGAGTAAAATCAAAGATCCTAATGTTAGGACAAACAGAGAAAATAGAAGAGAGTATTTCTCCCCTATCATGTTTAAACCTGAAATTTAGATTGGATGAAGTTTAACGCCATAGTAAAGATTTTAGAAAAATCTCGTTTATGGTTTTCGTCAGACACTCTTGATAAAATTCCTTTTAGGAGAGTTTGTACTTGGGTATAATTGGGAACTTCATAAAAAGATTTTTGAATATGTGGCCAAGCCATCTTTACCATTTGCATAAATTCAGGACTTCCTTTTTTGAACTCTTGAATCATACGATCTAACGTAAGTTTGACGATTTGAAAGTTTTTTAGTTTTTTAACAATTCCAACCAATACTTCCCGGCTCAAATCAGATTTGGAACTCATCATCTGGAAAAGAGAATTCCAATCTACCACTTCATTTTTTTGTTCTTTTAAAACTTGGGTACGTAAAGACACAACAGCCTTTTCAAATTCGGAAAGACCTCGTAACCAGTTTTGGTAACCCACTTGGTCAGCTTTGGTTTGGTATCCAGTGATGGTTTGCACAAGATCCATAAATTCTTTGACACTAAAGGATTCTAACCTAGTCAAATTGGGATCAATCGCAATGACTGGTTCTGGTTCTTCAAAATCAACGTCTATGTCTTGGGAAAAATCATCCGAATCATCGGCACTAGACCCAGAACTTTGCGCAGATCTGGAATCTGAATCATCAAATTCTAAATCTTCTATTTCATATTCATCTGAACTAGATTGGTTACTCGGTGGAGCGGCTTCGACAGTTGGATTGTCTTTAGGATCGGGGCCAATTTTGATATCTAAGGTTTCACCTGTGAGAGTATCCCCAAAAGTTTCTACAATTTCTAAAAGAATGGATTTGTCTTTTTCAGGGATGAGGGACTGTTTTTTGACAACCGGTGCCGGTGGTGCGTTGGCAATGGCCAAAGCATCTGTAAGGGAAACTGGTTCTTTTTCTGATTCGGCACTGGCCGGCATAGAAAGAGCTGCCTTTGCTGATTCTGCCATCAAACCTTTGGGTTCAATGATTTCTCCCGTCAGTGGATTTTCTAGAACGGTGAGGATTCCTTTTTGGGCAAAAACAAAATCTTTAGGATGAGTGACTTGGAGCCTTTCTACAATTTCTTCTGCGATGGATGCAAAACTGGGAGCCGGTGCATTTTGCAGTTTTTCCAACTCCTGGACTTTTAGTTTATCCTGTACTTTATTCAGGACTTCGATAAAATTAGAATTTAGATAAGTCGAAACTTCGTTTTGAGGTACACCTAACATTGTAGCAAACTGCGGAAGGTGTTCAAAAAATTGGTCGGTCTTTTTGATATTACCCGTCATGTAGGATTTGATCTGTTTTGCGACCTCTTCCACTTTTGCCGGATCCATTTTGCGAGCTTTCAGTAGTTTTTTGAAAATATCGATATGTGCGTGGAAATAGGATAAAAATTCCCCGTATGCGGTGAATTCAAACTCTCCGTGCGCTTTTTTTTCTAAAACCTTTTTAGAACCGTCTGACATAATAGAATCTCATCCAATGCATAGGAAAAGTCACAAGGGTCAAGATTTTTACGAACCGATTGACGAAATGCAGGGAGAACGGAGTTTAGGAATATGAATCGTTTGTTCGTTTTGTTTGTGTTGTGTTTTGTCATGATCTTCTCTACATCCTGCGAAAAGAGAAAAGACAATACTATAAAAAATAACATTTTAACTTTCCTGGTGACATGTACCGGAGGAAGTTTAGATGCTTGTAATTCTGGTTGTGCAGGTAAATACCCTGACGTGACAGGTGATAATTATCCAGCTGCTTCTGCTTGTTTTTCAGCTTGTTCTACTAATTGTAACTTATCTACCACCCTTCTCCTACTTACCAACAAGTAAGAAAGGACTTCCTTTTTTTAAGTTCCATACACAAGGAAACTGGCGGCGACAATGCCTGCCGTTTCCGTTCGGAGTACCCCACCCGGAAGTGTAAGCCTTGGAATTTTGTTTTCCTCCATCCAGTTTTCCTCATCCAAATGAAATCCCCCTTCAGGACCAATCACAGGGATTTTCTTAAGTAAATGATTTGCCGAAAAAATTTCGGACCTATGAGGATGAAAGACCACCAAACTATCTTTATATGATTTCATCCACTCTCCCGCAGGTTCAATGGAAAGTGTGAGTAATTCCGTTTGTTTGGACTGTGCGGCTGCTTCTTTTACAATTTTTTCAGCACGCTCCAAATTGAATTCTTTCCGAATGGAATGCCGAAAAACTAAAAAAACAACAGAGCTCAGTCCAATCTCTGTGACCTTTTGCAAAAAAAAATCAAACCGGTTTCCCTTCGGCAAAGCAATGGCTACTGTTTTCCGTTCTTGTTTTTTCGGGATATGATTTTCATTTAAAAATTTTAATTCTTTGGAAAGAGGAGAGAATTGGTAATCATAAAGTCCACCTTCCCCATCTCGAATTTGGATAGTGGTTTCTTCCTTACTGAGTCGTAAGGCTCGGAGGTGGGCCAACTCTTCTGGAAAAAGGGATATGGACGGTTTTGCGACAAACCCAGTACGAAAAAGAATGAGACCAGGTTCTAACAAGGATTTAACGACTTAGGTTGTCGACTGCAAATAGAGAAGCATCAGGATTTACAGATTTATCTACTTCTTGGATTTCCCAAACCGTGATACTACCAGTATTCAAATCTAACATTTCCAAACGAGATGCTTTTTGAATTTCTTCTACCTTTCCAGAAACTTCTTTCACTTTCACAGGCCCATATTTTAAGTTCAAAGTTTTAAATAAAATTCCATCCCGGTCATGAAAGTCGACGCGGTATGGTTTAAGATCTTTTTTTCCTACAAGGAGAACTAACTTTTTATAAAAGTAAGGAAGGATGGGTTTGAGAGAAATTCGGTAATACACCTCGCCGCCAATTTCCAAGTCTCCATTCACAAGGGGGTTGTAATTGGCCTGATAGGAATACCCGGATAAATCTACATAAAAAAATCCAGTTCCCATAAGGGCTTCATACTTTTCGTCGTCTGTTTTTCGAAAGAGTTTGGCACTTAAAACATTGAAGAAAAATACATTTTCCCCTTCGTCCTTAGTGAGGAGTTTGGACTCGAGTCCTCGCCCCTTTCTATCGAATAAAAGCAAAGCATCTTCCCCATTAAAAAACCGATTGATTTTCCAAGTTTCAGAAGTTCCGTTCCTACGAATGAGAACGTAAGTTCCTTTGACAAGGCCTTTGCCGAAATCCATTTCACGGTCTAACCTTGCCAAAAGTTCCTGTGCAGACAAACTGGCATCAGGTGGAGCTTGCGCCTCCATCGAAAGAACACTAAAAAAAAGTATGAGGATCCAAAGTTTTCGCATGTAAAATGGTTATTCCGCTCTCATGGATGGTTTTGTGTAAGAATACAATCCATGCACACTACCCTGTGCTTGGGCTGATTCCGTCCTTCGTTCAAAACGAAGTTTTCCTTCCCTTAGTGCTTTGTGAAGATCGTTAATATTTCTAAATCCCATATCTTGAAAACTTTGTCTGAGGCCTTGGACAAGATAAGGAATGAGGTTAAGAACTGATCCTTTATCCACAACGTATCCTGAAACACCTTGCGCGACTTTGATCTTTTGGGATTCCGAGAAATACCGTTTGTCCCCACCCTTACTCATTGCTTCTAAACTTGCCATTCCCCGGTATTTCTTTAGACGAATTCCGTTTTCATAAAAATACTCACCAGGTGCTTCTTTTGTTCCTGCAAACATAGAGCCCATCATACACATGGATGCACCAATCGCTAAAGCGTTGGCAATGTCTCCAATATTAGAAATTCCACCATCCGCAATCACTGGAACTCCGTGTGCTTGTGCATACTCAGCTGTTTTGAATACTGCTGTTGCTTGCGCGCGACCCACAGCCATTGTATCTTGTGTGATACAAATAGATCCAGGACCCATTCCGATTCGAAGTCCATCGGCACCAGCTGCAATTAAGTTTGCCGCTTGTGCTTTTGTGACCACGTTTCCACCAATCACATCGATGTTTGGAAAATTGGATTTGATCCAATGGATCATCTCCATTTGATAACTAGAGTTCCCTTGTGCTGAATCGATGATGATGGCATCCACTCCTACACCCGCAAGAGCGGCCATACGGTCACGAGACTCAGGCAAAGTAGAAAGGGCTGCCCCTACACGTAATCTTTTTTGATCATCTTTGGAAGACTGAGGAAATTCTTTATTTTTTTTCAGGTCACTGCGGCAAATGAGTGCTACAAGTTTTCCTTGTTTATCCACAATCGGGAGTTTTCCCTTTTTACTTGTACGAAGGATGTTATTTGCTTCTTGTAAACTAATTCCAACATTTGCTGTGATGAGTTCTGTTGTCATCACCTTGCCAAGTTTGATTCCGCGATCTCTTTCAAAATCTACGTCTCTGTTGGTCACAATACCAACTAACTTTGTACTGGCGGTTCCATCTTCTGTGATAGGAATCCCACTAAAACCATACTTTTCTTTGACTGCATCCAAATCGGCCAGCGTATGTTCTGGAGAAAGAAGGATTGGATCTTTAATGAATCCATTTTCATAACGTTTTACTTTTCGAACTAGATCCACTTGTTCATCGATGCTATTGTTATAATGGATGATTCCGATTCCACCCATTAGCGCTTGTGCAATCGCCATTTCTGACTCCGTGACTGTGTCCATAGGAGAACTCATCAAAGGTCTTTTGAGTGAAATATTTTTGGAAAGTTTAGTTTCTAGTTCCACATCGCTTGGGTTGAAGTCTATATAACCGGGTAGAACTAAAAAGTCCCGATAGGTAAGTCCCATGTTGACCGAGAAGAGCTCTTGTCCGCTGACTCCATCGAGAAGCTCAGATCCTGGTAGGGGTTGATTTGACATAATTATCCTTCCTTTTTCTACTTTAGGTAAGAAAACTCTCCGTGCAAGAGAATTTCAGGAGAAATTTGTCCGATAATAGTGAGTAACACGACCTTTTATGGATACACTAGAAAGAAGTAAGCGATCTCTGGATGTTTTTTCCGACACAGAAAAAAAACTCCATGTTTTGACGAAATTTTTATTAAACCAGGAATTGAGTCTAAAGGACAATATTCATTCTGGGGAGAGTTGTTTTTTAAAAAAAGTTTCGGCGGACGGGAACAAAATACTAGTCAGCGTACGTCCAACCATGTCCCTCTCTGTGGGTCAAAAAATCACCCTATATAAAATCCTTGGAAGATACCTTCATTTGGAATGCACCGTCGAACAAGAAAAGGCGGAATCCCAATACGTCCTGCATTTAGATAAAATCGCCATTGCCAAAAAAGATAGAGAAAGTTCGAGAATTCCTGTGCCTCCTGGTTCGGCTTGGATCACAAATGTTGTTTCTAGTAAGGCTAAAATTGAAACCGATATGTTTCATGTTCCCACTGCCGTAAAAGTCAACTTTCAGGACTATGAAACCAAACTAAAAAACATAGTTGATTTTATCAAAATCTCTACATTCAACTCAAGCGAAGATTCAGAAATCATCCTACAAATCAAAAAAACCAAAAAAGGCCTACTTTTAGAAGATACTACAGATCGGAAATGTTATGAAGAGTCACCGAATGAAGATTTCTTAGTTTTTTCCGAAGATATTGATTTAGATATAGCAAAAGAAATTAACAACCGACGAAATCAAAAGATCAAATCGGAACTGATTTTACCAATCCTTTACTTAACTGATGAAGAAGAATCTATCCCCATTGGATACATCCAAATGCAAAGTAAAACAGAGACCTTTGATTTACTAAAGGCTATGGAGATGAAAACTTTATGTTTTGAAATGGTGGATCGAATCCGTCATTCCAATATGATCAAATCAGATGGAAAGTTTCCGGTCATTGATATCTCTGAAGGTGGGCTGAAAGTAATTGTGGACCATCCGGATTTAATGCAAAGCCTTCCAAAACTTTCTGGATTCCAATTTGATATTTTTTTCAAAATGCAATCCCCTCTTACCGCTTTTGGAACCATCAGAACCATTACAAAAAACGAAGAAGGCCACCTAACAGTAGGTCTCGCGATTGCAGGGCATTCCTCACGATCTGGTGAGAAAAAAAGATTTTTGGAAAACGTAGAATTCTTTCGAAAACAAAACCAAAAATAGAATTTTAAAGTTCTCCGTATCCTAAAACTTCCATAGACCATCTTTCTTCCAAAACCCTAGCAGCAAATGTAATGGTCTCTGGATCCATTTCGTTTTTTAGAAATTCAAAATCGGAACTATCCACTTCATTACCTTCAATTAAGTAAAAAGCTTCTTTAGATGGATTTAGTTTTCGAATGTTTTGATTGTTAATTCTTTCATAAACCAAAAAGGAAGTGGAATTTATATTTTTATCTCTCCATTTCTTTAAATCTTTTCGGTTTTCATCAAAAACAAAAACCAATCGGTGTTGGAGATTTTCTCCTCGATGAGCGAGTGTGCGAGATAAATACGAATTTCGTTTGGACTCTAACTGTGTTACCAATTTGGTAACTTCCTCAGGTTTGGGCGGAGATTTTAGTTCAATCACAAAATCAATGGTACAAAATGGCTCAGATGTTATCCTTTCACCAATCAGGGATTGGATCTGGGAGAGATCCAAAGATAAATTTTCGGAATGGAACCAAACACTGTGATGGCGACTTCCCTTCCATTCAGACAAACCCTGCTCTGAACTAAAAATTACCCGATTTGAATTTGTTATTTTGGATTCTTTTAGATCCACATCAATCCGATCATTTCGTGTCAGTTCCGGATCACATAAAAATGGTCTTGGAAATTCATCCAATCGTCTTTCCAGTAAATCTTCTGCAAAATACAAAGACTCTGTTAAATCGCGAGGGCTAAAAGTAGGAGTTTCGATGATCCGGTAAGGCGGGGTTGGCATAAAGGAAAGGCCTTCTTTTTCGGCATCCCGACGCATTGCCGTTCCCGGCAGGACAGACAATGGAAAGGCCTGCACCCATTCACCAAGGCCATGTTCCAAAAAGAAATGGATCCCTCTTTCGACATCATCTGGTTTGTCCCCAGGTAGGCCAATGATGAGGTCTAGTAGTAGTTCCATTCCTTCACCAGCAAGCATCTTTGCCACTTCGGCCACTTTATGAGGGCTACCATACCGTTTGACACGTTTTAATGTTTCTTCGTTTACTGATTGAAGTCCTAACTCCACACGAGTGAATCCCGCCTTACGAAGTTTAGTTGCAAGTTTCGGTGTCAC of the Leptospira kanakyensis genome contains:
- a CDS encoding DUF1577 domain-containing protein, translating into MDTLERSKRSLDVFSDTEKKLHVLTKFLLNQELSLKDNIHSGESCFLKKVSADGNKILVSVRPTMSLSVGQKITLYKILGRYLHLECTVEQEKAESQYVLHLDKIAIAKKDRESSRIPVPPGSAWITNVVSSKAKIETDMFHVPTAVKVNFQDYETKLKNIVDFIKISTFNSSEDSEIILQIKKTKKGLLLEDTTDRKCYEESPNEDFLVFSEDIDLDIAKEINNRRNQKIKSELILPILYLTDEEESIPIGYIQMQSKTETFDLLKAMEMKTLCFEMVDRIRHSNMIKSDGKFPVIDISEGGLKVIVDHPDLMQSLPKLSGFQFDIFFKMQSPLTAFGTIRTITKNEEGHLTVGLAIAGHSSRSGEKKRFLENVEFFRKQNQK
- a CDS encoding LIC10775 family protein → MIGEKYSLLFSLFVLTLGSLILLLLGSGLSLEAQTNPNVIVDPLLQKPWIPDAEEEESRSFHRFLSEHKNKQSTVKKKDSFGRNYLVSPAGLMRFLIDDEYIKEFPVIRDADIAAKELEALYEVRKEKDVVFLGKGIHLCYRLQREKEPGFFPNWLVRSNEITNRAANEWSDQSIPLDLVSDPYGCYVESAKPKDQLVLESESFRYRIRFSSKLRYEGLFGNRLGIYGENRDSIYRIVRFVQFLSNYLPEGQTEWDEALTLQTSGKKKKNLPKIILSIGSSFDKSRPLWDNKNYFRFWDSLRSLSPTLIRKLGFKRTESKSEYLSEWTEVDEIGNSVAMEMKEYYLYNAPRGYFLSLSYPKREKETAKLYWQTIRSSFEVKE
- the guaB gene encoding IMP dehydrogenase, yielding MSNQPLPGSELLDGVSGQELFSVNMGLTYRDFLVLPGYIDFNPSDVELETKLSKNISLKRPLMSSPMDTVTESEMAIAQALMGGIGIIHYNNSIDEQVDLVRKVKRYENGFIKDPILLSPEHTLADLDAVKEKYGFSGIPITEDGTASTKLVGIVTNRDVDFERDRGIKLGKVMTTELITANVGISLQEANNILRTSKKGKLPIVDKQGKLVALICRSDLKKNKEFPQSSKDDQKRLRVGAALSTLPESRDRMAALAGVGVDAIIIDSAQGNSSYQMEMIHWIKSNFPNIDVIGGNVVTKAQAANLIAAGADGLRIGMGPGSICITQDTMAVGRAQATAVFKTAEYAQAHGVPVIADGGISNIGDIANALAIGASMCMMGSMFAGTKEAPGEYFYENGIRLKKYRGMASLEAMSKGGDKRYFSESQKIKVAQGVSGYVVDKGSVLNLIPYLVQGLRQSFQDMGFRNINDLHKALREGKLRFERRTESAQAQGSVHGLYSYTKPSMRAE
- a CDS encoding B12-binding domain-containing radical SAM protein; this encodes MAKIQFLQLPVPPPSYYAATGNVPLAAASLASCLESKEDPVKGIHPIVVSPEDTDSLGDKELVDKIAKEGPDFLGLSLYLWNTERSLYIAKEVKKRNPDTTILIGGPEVNEDNPYVLGEEGYDIAVSGEAEHSFRKLMRSVLSKSSLEGLENVAYRKKEGVLSSFGKAVAADFPLTDFPSPYTTGHLLVDPKRSTYLETVRGCKSQCTYCFYPKSSQNLRTLDIPETIKLISDLKEKGARELVFLDPTFNHRPGFENFLDAIAEVNSDGRMSMFAELRSEGVTPKLATKLRKAGFTRVELGLQSVNEETLKRVKRYGSPHKVAEVAKMLAGEGMELLLDLIIGLPGDKPDDVERGIHFFLEHGLGEWVQAFPLSVLPGTAMRRDAEKEGLSFMPTPPYRIIETPTFSPRDLTESLYFAEDLLERRLDEFPRPFLCDPELTRNDRIDVDLKESKITNSNRVIFSSEQGLSEWKGSRHHSVWFHSENLSLDLSQIQSLIGERITSEPFCTIDFVIELKSPPKPEEVTKLVTQLESKRNSYLSRTLAHRGENLQHRLVFVFDENRKDLKKWRDKNINSTSFLVYERINNQNIRKLNPSKEAFYLIEGNEVDSSDFEFLKNEMDPETITFAARVLEERWSMEVLGYGEL
- a CDS encoding outer membrane lipoprotein-sorting protein — translated: MRKLWILILFFSVLSMEAQAPPDASLSAQELLARLDREMDFGKGLVKGTYVLIRRNGTSETWKINRFFNGEDALLLFDRKGRGLESKLLTKDEGENVFFFNVLSAKLFRKTDDEKYEALMGTGFFYVDLSGYSYQANYNPLVNGDLEIGGEVYYRISLKPILPYFYKKLVLLVGKKDLKPYRVDFHDRDGILFKTLNLKYGPVKVKEVSGKVEEIQKASRLEMLDLNTGSITVWEIQEVDKSVNPDASLFAVDNLSR
- a CDS encoding 16S rRNA (uracil(1498)-N(3))-methyltransferase, encoding MLEPGLILFRTGFVAKPSISLFPEELAHLRALRLSKEETTIQIRDGEGGLYDYQFSPLSKELKFLNENHIPKKQERKTVAIALPKGNRFDFFLQKVTEIGLSSVVFLVFRHSIRKEFNLERAEKIVKEAAAQSKQTELLTLSIEPAGEWMKSYKDSLVVFHPHRSEIFSANHLLKKIPVIGPEGGFHLDEENWMEENKIPRLTLPGGVLRTETAGIVAASFLVYGT